In the Nitrospirota bacterium genome, one interval contains:
- a CDS encoding DUF2203 domain-containing protein — protein MAHDDEQGQHERIFTLAEANCLIPELNAKLTSVQRAKMILARTKEDTEKASAQAEYGGGSTVGHLYISALQQVSANLQAIQELGILVKDLDLGLCDFPHLLDGRVVYLCWKFGEQEILWWHETTTGYKDRCPLEGLGRS, from the coding sequence ATGGCGCACGATGATGAACAGGGACAGCACGAGCGAATATTTACCTTAGCCGAAGCCAATTGTCTCATCCCGGAACTCAACGCCAAACTGACATCGGTTCAACGCGCCAAGATGATCTTGGCGCGCACGAAAGAAGACACAGAGAAAGCCAGTGCCCAGGCTGAATACGGTGGAGGCAGCACCGTTGGGCACCTGTATATCTCAGCCCTTCAACAAGTCAGTGCGAATCTTCAGGCAATTCAAGAACTTGGCATCCTGGTCAAGGACCTGGATCTCGGCCTCTGTGATTTCCCCCATCTTCTCGACGGACGAGTGGTCTATCTCTGCTGGAAGTTCGGAGAACAAGAGATTCTCTGGTGGCATGAAACGACCACCGGCTACAAAGATCGCTGTCCGCTGGAAGGCTTAGGACGTTCATGA
- the lexA gene encoding repressor LexA has protein sequence MTAKQFRQARVRLGYTQAKLAEVLQLSRMTISRYEAGTWEVPLSVEMALDQLGSAQIPMLGMVAAGAPIEPITQAELVAVLPPLLRGGETFALRVKGESMKDDGIFPGDLVVVRKQGTARNGQTVVALVNNEATIKKYYRKDGRIELHPANTAMKPIVVSSGDEFSIQGIVAGVIRHFNES, from the coding sequence ATGACGGCTAAACAGTTCAGGCAGGCGCGGGTTCGGTTGGGATACACGCAGGCGAAGTTGGCGGAGGTGCTGCAGCTGAGCCGCATGACGATCAGCCGCTATGAGGCCGGCACGTGGGAGGTGCCTTTGTCGGTCGAGATGGCTTTGGACCAGTTAGGATCGGCGCAGATTCCGATGCTCGGGATGGTGGCGGCAGGGGCGCCGATCGAACCGATCACGCAAGCTGAATTGGTGGCGGTGCTGCCGCCGCTGTTGCGAGGAGGAGAGACCTTCGCGCTGCGGGTGAAAGGCGAGTCGATGAAAGACGACGGCATTTTCCCCGGCGATCTGGTCGTGGTCCGGAAGCAGGGTACTGCGCGGAACGGGCAGACGGTGGTGGCGCTGGTGAATAACGAAGCGACGATCAAGAAGTATTACCGCAAGGACGGCCGAATCGAACTGCATCCGGCGAATACAGCGATGAAGCCGATCGTCGTGTCGTCAGGGGACGAGTTTTCCATTCAGGGGATTGTTGCGGGTGTGATCCGCCACTTCAACGAATCGTGA
- a CDS encoding LPP20 family lipoprotein — protein MRSRGSQLVALIAAGCAVLLQLYSFAADSGDVRTHAEQSFDQLKQQSMQQDSSRAPSRLSTKIDDRHSYSSDQYLIGKGQGDMAKGPIVCQRVSELSARTDLAKQIRILVKEHMVDRIRERTGRETEQDIEVTREEIVQEYLQGVKIVDRQIDEGNKTCSATAVMPKSQIQPNPAPDRLEATPTVVR, from the coding sequence GTGAGAAGCAGAGGTAGTCAGTTGGTCGCGTTGATCGCCGCTGGTTGCGCAGTCTTGCTGCAGCTGTATTCGTTTGCTGCGGATTCAGGCGATGTTCGAACCCATGCAGAACAATCCTTTGATCAACTCAAGCAGCAGAGCATGCAACAAGACTCTTCAAGGGCACCGTCGAGGTTATCTACCAAGATTGACGATCGTCATAGCTATTCATCAGACCAATACCTCATCGGCAAGGGTCAGGGTGATATGGCCAAGGGTCCGATCGTCTGCCAGCGCGTATCGGAACTCTCTGCCCGCACCGACCTCGCGAAACAAATCCGCATTCTGGTGAAAGAACATATGGTCGACCGCATCCGCGAGCGGACCGGCCGCGAGACAGAGCAGGATATCGAAGTCACGCGGGAGGAAATCGTTCAAGAATATTTACAAGGTGTGAAAATCGTCGATCGCCAAATCGACGAAGGCAACAAAACGTGTAGCGCCACTGCCGTCATGCCCAAGAGCCAGATCCAGCCTAACCCAGCGCCGGACCGCCTCGAAGCAACCCCAACAGTGGTTCGATAA
- a CDS encoding alkaline phosphatase family protein, protein MYKLFSFGRGWSIRMLAISLFSLCLLSQSGTTVVAGSAAAQVSASVAPTEHVILFVLEGFGENSLKGGTMPTLSRLIKEGAVTWSATAVRPALRLPTMASLITGMPVEKHGITWNTFEFSRGYPRTPSLFDYLDLSGGRDSAIFFMDESLYQLARPEPYTDYQMCGPLKPECSTDRIVSYIRQYFQKAASGHGYGHAILSLPHFLVVHLPEAGRVGVSKGWTSKEYRDALRSVDKAIHSVLDIYHERGLTKRTTLFVTSLSADGRDTSQEAADGSVPMVPWIASGVGIKPGYAIHQPVSILDTGATVMRTLGLQTHTEWESQAVEEIFQAAFAAASQGSSLQ, encoded by the coding sequence GTGTACAAGCTATTCAGCTTTGGTCGCGGGTGGTCGATTCGGATGCTGGCCATATCATTGTTCTCTCTCTGTCTGCTTTCCCAGAGTGGGACAACAGTGGTTGCTGGCTCGGCGGCGGCTCAGGTCTCTGCCTCAGTGGCTCCAACTGAACATGTGATTCTGTTCGTCCTCGAGGGTTTCGGGGAGAACTCTCTAAAAGGCGGTACGATGCCAACCCTCAGCCGGTTGATCAAGGAAGGGGCTGTTACCTGGTCAGCCACGGCGGTAAGGCCTGCTTTGCGACTGCCGACGATGGCGTCACTCATTACGGGGATGCCGGTCGAGAAACATGGCATTACCTGGAACACCTTTGAATTCAGCCGCGGTTACCCGCGCACGCCGAGCCTGTTCGACTATCTCGATTTAAGCGGAGGGCGTGACAGCGCGATTTTCTTTATGGACGAGTCGCTCTATCAACTGGCGAGACCGGAACCCTACACCGATTACCAGATGTGCGGGCCCCTGAAACCTGAATGCAGTACAGATCGGATCGTGTCCTACATCCGTCAATATTTCCAGAAAGCAGCCAGCGGTCATGGCTACGGACATGCGATCCTTTCGCTCCCGCATTTCTTGGTTGTGCATCTTCCCGAGGCTGGTCGAGTGGGTGTATCGAAAGGCTGGACCTCGAAGGAGTACCGTGACGCCCTTCGCTCGGTGGATAAGGCGATCCACTCTGTGTTGGATATCTATCACGAGCGGGGGCTGACCAAGCGGACAACCCTCTTTGTCACGTCGCTCAGTGCTGACGGCAGGGACACGAGCCAAGAAGCGGCTGATGGGAGCGTTCCGATGGTTCCTTGGATTGCTTCGGGAGTGGGGATTAAACCTGGTTATGCCATTCACCAGCCGGTCTCCATCTTAGATACCGGCGCAACGGTGATGCGGACGTTGGGATTGCAGACCCATACCGAGTGGGAGAGTCAGGCCGTGGAAGAAATTTTTCAGGCAGCCTTTGCCGCAGCTTCACAAGGATCCAGCCTGCAATAG
- a CDS encoding HEAT repeat domain-containing protein gives MAQTLEDLLDALEDVDDATREEASKALGELADPATLDVLIGACGDEYWTVRAHAGWGVARIGGPKAVEALIVLFNDSIMEVRNEAVAAMASMGATVVDRLNIALKDERWRVREHAAKTCGEIKDRKTVEALIPVCRDRDGAVKSAVAEALGKIGDPRAITVLIKFFRDPSKTVRETAGTALISIGQPSVDPLIDCLKDKDFVVRCHAARALGGMTTDYQIGRTWVRDSKVVDALIAALKDPDRAVREDATIALGQIADPRAIDALIEAMKDGAVKRHAIASLGMIGDPRALPPVLDALKGKGIRQDGAPTPGCIVSEDAFIKEAAATALGQFRDPRVIPDLIMLLKDGVLREKASAALATIGDTAIEPLIAFLYDPKASEVVAEGERVLSYASVRLTAKDALRQLALETLEKLGWIPSPEDVVVNSSAVDNARVDMPLGDSGRFGPSGDFAQGSRGIKAR, from the coding sequence ATGGCCCAGACGCTCGAAGATCTGTTAGACGCACTCGAGGATGTCGACGATGCGACTCGAGAAGAGGCATCCAAGGCTCTTGGGGAACTCGCTGACCCCGCGACGTTGGACGTGCTTATCGGCGCCTGTGGGGACGAATATTGGACTGTGCGGGCCCATGCTGGTTGGGGAGTGGCCAGGATCGGCGGGCCGAAGGCGGTGGAAGCGCTGATCGTCCTGTTCAACGATTCGATCATGGAGGTGCGGAACGAAGCTGTGGCTGCTATGGCCTCAATGGGGGCCACGGTCGTTGACCGTCTGAACATTGCATTAAAGGATGAACGGTGGCGTGTCCGCGAACATGCCGCAAAGACCTGTGGGGAGATAAAGGATCGGAAAACCGTCGAGGCGCTCATACCTGTGTGTCGAGATCGCGATGGAGCCGTAAAGAGTGCGGTGGCAGAGGCGCTGGGTAAGATCGGCGATCCGAGGGCGATCACTGTCCTCATCAAGTTTTTCCGTGACCCGTCGAAAACGGTTCGGGAAACAGCCGGGACTGCGCTCATCTCCATCGGCCAGCCTTCCGTCGATCCGTTGATTGACTGTCTCAAGGACAAGGATTTTGTCGTCAGGTGTCACGCGGCCCGCGCACTCGGGGGGATGACTACCGACTATCAAATCGGCCGAACCTGGGTACGGGATTCTAAAGTTGTCGATGCCCTGATTGCTGCGCTGAAAGATCCGGATCGGGCTGTCCGCGAAGATGCCACGATTGCCCTGGGCCAGATCGCCGATCCAAGGGCGATCGATGCCTTGATCGAGGCGATGAAAGACGGAGCGGTCAAGCGGCATGCCATTGCATCGCTCGGTATGATCGGCGATCCCCGCGCCTTGCCTCCTGTCCTGGATGCATTGAAGGGGAAGGGTATTCGACAGGATGGGGCCCCGACTCCAGGCTGCATCGTCAGTGAGGACGCATTTATCAAGGAAGCGGCAGCGACGGCGCTCGGCCAGTTTCGCGATCCTCGCGTCATTCCCGACCTGATCATGTTGTTGAAGGATGGAGTGTTGCGTGAGAAGGCCAGCGCCGCGCTGGCAACGATCGGGGATACGGCAATCGAACCATTGATCGCCTTTCTGTATGATCCGAAAGCATCCGAAGTCGTTGCAGAAGGGGAGCGGGTGCTCTCCTATGCATCGGTCCGACTGACGGCGAAAGATGCCTTGCGGCAACTAGCGCTCGAAACACTTGAGAAATTGGGGTGGATACCGTCCCCGGAAGACGTCGTCGTCAATTCGAGCGCGGTCGACAATGCTCGGGTGGACATGCCGCTTGGCGACTCAGGCCGATTCGGCCCTTCGGGTGATTTTGCACAGGGGTCTAGGGGCATAAAGGCTAGATGA
- a CDS encoding HEAT repeat domain-containing protein gives MADTVAEQIAALEDEDWAIREEAATMLGTFRDPRAVAPLVSMLRDRDRAVRDAAIGALLAMGEPAVLPLGDCLSDPVLTVQELASSVLATIADARVLTPLMAALSSPDWIVRMHAAKALGRIQDPEAVGVLVPRLQDSVKAVREEASTALAAIGEAALSSLLAALTHGEWLVRLHAVEALGKTRSSQAVVPLLSVLFNDQDRAVREDAVRALGQIGDARAVEFLVMVMKEPGLQPLAIEALGRIGDRRAVPVLIDVLEGVDRPKASQPIDSCGDHWNEDIIVLGVAAKALGVIRDEAAIPSLIKALRYTMTRTDAADALTRFGNRVIAPLLALLAQESDDNIRYHVKETLAKVGWRAGRI, from the coding sequence ATGGCTGATACGGTAGCCGAACAGATCGCGGCTCTTGAGGACGAGGATTGGGCGATCCGCGAAGAGGCTGCCACGATGCTTGGCACGTTTCGGGATCCGAGGGCTGTGGCGCCGTTGGTCTCCATGCTTCGCGATCGCGATCGCGCGGTTCGTGATGCAGCGATCGGGGCTCTCTTGGCCATGGGAGAGCCGGCTGTGTTGCCGCTGGGGGATTGTCTGTCTGATCCGGTGCTCACCGTTCAGGAGCTGGCCTCATCGGTATTGGCGACTATTGCCGATGCCAGAGTCCTCACCCCGCTGATGGCGGCGCTCTCGAGTCCCGATTGGATTGTGCGGATGCACGCGGCCAAGGCGTTGGGTCGGATTCAAGATCCTGAAGCTGTTGGCGTATTGGTTCCGCGCCTCCAAGACTCGGTGAAGGCTGTGCGTGAGGAGGCGTCGACGGCCCTCGCGGCCATCGGAGAAGCAGCGCTCTCGTCGTTGCTTGCTGCGCTGACCCACGGCGAATGGTTGGTGCGGTTGCATGCGGTTGAGGCCTTGGGGAAGACAAGATCCTCCCAGGCTGTGGTCCCGCTGTTGTCGGTACTCTTTAACGATCAGGACAGGGCGGTCCGTGAGGATGCAGTCCGCGCGCTCGGTCAGATCGGAGATGCGCGCGCCGTGGAATTCCTCGTGATGGTGATGAAAGAACCGGGGCTGCAGCCCCTGGCCATTGAGGCGCTGGGCCGGATCGGTGATCGCCGCGCAGTGCCGGTTCTGATCGATGTGCTTGAAGGCGTGGATCGACCGAAGGCCTCGCAGCCGATCGACAGCTGCGGTGATCATTGGAATGAGGACATCATCGTATTAGGCGTCGCTGCCAAGGCCTTAGGGGTGATCCGAGACGAGGCGGCCATCCCATCACTCATCAAGGCGCTTCGCTATACGATGACACGAACAGATGCCGCCGACGCCTTGACTCGATTCGGGAATCGCGTGATTGCGCCGTTGCTGGCGCTGTTGGCACAGGAATCGGATGACAACATCCGCTACCATGTCAAAGAGACGTTGGCGAAGGTGGGCTGGCGGGCAGGGCGCATCTAG
- a CDS encoding HEAT repeat domain-containing protein encodes MPKETIETLVSELVHEEDWRRMRATAACLSGGPRAVQALISALQTGSSSLKAEAAAMLARVNDPQAGVPLVGLLCDEDEAVRKAGASALEHMAGVLDETTASALTSLLYASKDEGVRIAASGLLGVIPNAIAPLCKMLAHQDPEAQIMAAKMLEHLLDPRSADAFISAMGQPAVCDIAVRALKKLSAIRERIDEMFDELRAIEELSEREEARMSTVINLLAIGRPSVEILIEYLEDDDWLVREAAADLLGKIGDVRAVEPLMRRLQVDKDTGVKELAMKSLGLIGDARPAELYIEAIPIRPLRVYAMEALAKVKDVEVLRPHKELFNRLRTDRDGLVAYNSGLIADKLEALDGTPVGGQAGQDDDE; translated from the coding sequence ATGCCAAAGGAAACGATCGAAACGCTGGTCTCTGAGCTGGTCCACGAAGAAGACTGGCGACGGATGCGGGCGACTGCAGCCTGTCTCTCTGGCGGGCCTCGCGCAGTTCAGGCACTTATTTCCGCGTTGCAGACCGGCTCGTCATCGTTGAAAGCCGAAGCAGCGGCCATGCTGGCACGTGTGAATGATCCTCAGGCCGGCGTGCCCTTGGTCGGGTTACTGTGCGATGAAGATGAGGCGGTTCGTAAGGCAGGCGCATCAGCCTTGGAACACATGGCGGGCGTGCTCGATGAGACGACCGCTTCAGCGCTGACTTCGTTGCTCTATGCCTCGAAGGACGAAGGAGTTCGTATCGCTGCTTCGGGGTTGTTGGGAGTCATCCCGAATGCAATCGCCCCGCTCTGCAAGATGTTGGCCCATCAGGACCCGGAAGCGCAGATCATGGCTGCAAAGATGTTGGAGCATCTGCTCGATCCCCGTTCGGCGGATGCGTTCATCAGTGCGATGGGGCAGCCTGCTGTTTGCGATATTGCTGTTCGGGCGCTGAAGAAGTTGAGCGCCATTCGTGAACGTATCGACGAGATGTTCGATGAGCTTCGCGCAATTGAAGAGTTGAGCGAACGGGAAGAGGCCCGCATGAGCACCGTGATCAATCTTCTGGCCATCGGGCGTCCCAGCGTGGAGATTTTGATCGAGTATCTGGAGGATGACGATTGGCTGGTTCGTGAAGCTGCCGCCGATTTGCTGGGGAAGATCGGCGATGTACGCGCGGTCGAGCCCTTGATGCGCCGGTTGCAAGTCGACAAGGATACGGGTGTGAAGGAATTGGCGATGAAATCACTGGGCTTGATCGGCGATGCCAGGCCTGCCGAACTCTATATCGAGGCTATTCCCATTCGACCGCTGCGGGTCTATGCCATGGAGGCCCTGGCCAAGGTGAAAGACGTAGAGGTGTTGCGGCCGCACAAAGAACTGTTCAATCGGTTGAGGACAGACCGAGACGGTCTGGTTGCCTACAATTCAGGGTTGATCGCCGACAAGCTGGAAGCGCTCGACGGGACACCTGTCGGGGGTCAGGCGGGACAGGATGACGATGAGTGA
- a CDS encoding HEAT repeat domain-containing protein, translated as MSEDGQAERIEQLIGALRDDNDALRDHAIASLSQVGEGAVGPLIGLMADEDVLIREAATSAIVRIGPSVVDPLIEALRDDEWAIREQAASGLGKLKDPRGVDPLVKALKDKDGAVRTAAVWALERIGDARAVPGLVEALTDHTVREDAARVLKKIGDARAVDALIEGLLGNNWMVRRHAAEALGKIGDARGVSPLIESLKDEDWLVRRNAAESLARLGAKQAIDPLLSLLEDENTMVQETVEGVLASLGWRAKS; from the coding sequence ATGAGTGAGGATGGGCAGGCTGAACGGATTGAACAATTGATCGGGGCCCTGCGGGACGACAATGATGCGCTCCGCGACCATGCGATTGCCAGCCTGAGTCAAGTAGGCGAAGGCGCGGTTGGGCCGCTGATCGGGCTGATGGCTGATGAAGATGTACTGATCCGGGAAGCGGCGACCAGTGCGATTGTGCGAATCGGTCCTTCCGTCGTCGATCCGTTGATTGAGGCGTTGAGGGATGATGAATGGGCGATTCGCGAGCAGGCTGCATCGGGATTGGGCAAGCTGAAGGACCCTCGGGGGGTTGATCCCCTTGTGAAGGCGCTCAAGGATAAGGATGGCGCAGTCCGAACGGCCGCCGTCTGGGCGCTTGAGCGAATCGGTGATGCGCGAGCGGTGCCTGGGTTGGTCGAGGCGCTGACTGATCATACGGTGCGTGAGGATGCGGCGCGTGTGCTGAAAAAAATCGGCGACGCGCGGGCCGTTGACGCCTTAATCGAAGGTCTACTGGGTAATAATTGGATGGTGCGGCGTCATGCCGCTGAAGCCTTGGGCAAGATCGGCGATGCCCGTGGAGTCTCCCCGTTGATCGAATCGCTCAAGGATGAAGATTGGCTGGTGCGTCGGAATGCTGCCGAGTCGCTTGCGCGGCTCGGGGCGAAGCAGGCGATCGACCCCCTGCTTTCACTGCTAGAAGATGAAAATACGATGGTGCAGGAAACAGTAGAAGGTGTACTCGCGAGTCTCGGTTGGCGCGCGAAATCGTAA
- a CDS encoding HEAT repeat domain-containing protein — MADEVPPKLIQIGPKGGVKKDGFNLVTERVVAVNPEAKQLEVELLAYDGKTVVLDVDDGALEELKQIKVGDGATIRVVEEGGRRVAKSFRIRAKDPNAARADAMLLDLKDTHWLNRKYAAEVLGELKDIRAVHPLVDALTDEVGDVRQRAYDSLIKIGGPAVPSLVPLLVSEEDEIRQSVTEIIRKIGKPAVEPLATALAEADDRLKTRVMKVLDRMGYKPKVNDGAKSVEVPRLT; from the coding sequence ATGGCAGATGAAGTTCCTCCGAAGCTGATTCAGATCGGTCCGAAAGGCGGAGTGAAGAAGGACGGATTCAATCTCGTGACGGAACGAGTCGTCGCGGTGAACCCTGAGGCTAAACAGCTCGAAGTCGAACTGTTGGCATACGACGGGAAGACGGTCGTGCTGGACGTCGACGATGGGGCGTTGGAGGAGCTGAAGCAGATCAAGGTGGGGGATGGTGCGACGATTCGTGTCGTCGAAGAAGGCGGGCGACGGGTCGCCAAGAGTTTTCGGATTCGCGCGAAGGATCCCAATGCGGCACGCGCCGACGCGATGCTTTTGGACCTGAAAGATACCCACTGGCTCAATCGAAAGTATGCGGCTGAAGTGCTGGGTGAGCTCAAAGACATTCGCGCTGTGCATCCATTGGTCGATGCCTTGACGGATGAAGTCGGCGATGTTCGGCAGCGGGCCTATGATTCGTTGATTAAGATCGGCGGGCCTGCTGTACCGTCGCTCGTGCCCCTGTTGGTTTCGGAGGAAGACGAGATCAGACAATCCGTAACCGAAATCATCCGCAAAATCGGAAAGCCGGCGGTTGAGCCGTTGGCCACAGCGCTCGCCGAGGCCGATGACCGTCTGAAGACTAGGGTGATGAAGGTGTTGGACCGGATGGGCTACAAACCGAAAGTCAATGATGGGGCCAAGTCCGTCGAAGTGCCGCGACTCACGTGA
- a CDS encoding UDP-glucose/GDP-mannose dehydrogenase family protein — MHISVIGTGYVGLVTGACFSEFGVNVTCMDTDAKRIARLEKGDVPFYEPGITELVAKGIRENRISFTTDVAKAVDKALVIFIAVGTPPKPDGSADLSYVEEVGRGIARTMTGYKVIVTKSTVPVGTGEKLREVINANQSGKFRFDIVSNPEFLREGSAIEDFMRPNRVVIGADSEQAVAIMKDLYRPLYLIETPFVVTDIPTAEMIKYASNAFLATKISFINEIATVCERVGANVQMVAKGMGLDNRIGSKFLHAGPGFGGSCFPKDLAALVQTGERVGYPMQIASAAALVNEQQRGRMVEKITKTVGELKGKTFAMLGLSFKPNTNDLRDAPALAIAQELIKQGATLRVYDPAALEEACQTVPGLVPCKDAYEAAEGADALILMTEWNQFRTLDFERLKTALRQPIFFDLRNVYEPDRVAAFGLRHISVGRPTKTPS, encoded by the coding sequence ATGCATATCAGCGTGATTGGAACCGGCTATGTCGGATTGGTCACAGGAGCCTGTTTTTCGGAGTTCGGTGTCAACGTGACCTGCATGGACACAGACGCCAAACGGATCGCCAGACTTGAGAAGGGTGATGTCCCCTTCTATGAGCCAGGGATCACGGAGCTTGTCGCAAAAGGTATTCGCGAGAACCGGATCAGCTTTACCACGGACGTCGCCAAAGCCGTTGACAAAGCCCTCGTCATCTTCATCGCGGTCGGAACTCCGCCGAAACCAGACGGGTCAGCAGATCTCTCCTACGTAGAAGAAGTCGGCCGAGGTATCGCCAGAACCATGACCGGGTACAAGGTCATTGTCACGAAGTCGACTGTCCCCGTCGGAACCGGAGAAAAGTTGCGTGAAGTGATCAATGCGAATCAGTCCGGCAAATTTCGGTTTGACATCGTCTCCAACCCTGAATTTCTTCGGGAAGGATCCGCCATCGAAGACTTCATGCGGCCGAACCGGGTCGTCATCGGGGCTGATAGCGAGCAGGCGGTTGCCATCATGAAAGACCTCTATCGCCCGCTCTACCTCATCGAGACCCCGTTCGTCGTGACTGACATCCCGACTGCTGAAATGATCAAATACGCCTCCAACGCCTTCCTCGCCACCAAGATTTCATTCATCAACGAAATCGCGACAGTCTGTGAGCGAGTGGGCGCCAACGTGCAAATGGTGGCGAAAGGCATGGGGCTCGACAACCGGATTGGATCGAAGTTTCTCCATGCAGGACCGGGGTTCGGTGGGTCCTGTTTCCCGAAAGATCTGGCAGCCCTCGTCCAGACAGGGGAGCGAGTCGGCTACCCCATGCAGATTGCCAGCGCTGCGGCCCTTGTCAATGAACAGCAGCGGGGCCGAATGGTTGAAAAGATTACGAAGACGGTCGGGGAACTTAAAGGAAAGACCTTCGCCATGTTGGGGCTGTCGTTCAAACCCAATACCAACGACCTGCGGGATGCGCCGGCCCTGGCTATCGCGCAAGAACTCATCAAACAGGGCGCAACGCTTCGAGTGTACGACCCCGCCGCACTTGAGGAGGCCTGCCAAACAGTGCCGGGCCTTGTCCCCTGCAAAGATGCCTATGAAGCGGCAGAGGGAGCAGATGCGTTGATTCTCATGACCGAATGGAACCAGTTCCGAACGCTTGACTTCGAGAGACTGAAAACGGCACTGCGCCAACCCATCTTCTTCGATTTACGCAATGTCTATGAACCTGACCGAGTCGCAGCCTTTGGTCTGCGACACATTTCGGTTGGAAGGCCGACCAAGACTCCTTCCTAG
- a CDS encoding CBS domain-containing protein: MTTQSRPLQRPLVMMMCRTLRTISPDATLLEAAWLMRDEKVGALLVQEAGHYSGLISESDLVRKGMAESRPAHETLVRAVMSRPLLSIDSASSAHEASEKMAEHGIRHLAVSDEGQIVGIVSVRDLLRYFKNWGDV, encoded by the coding sequence ATGACGACTCAGAGCAGACCTCTTCAGCGGCCGCTTGTAATGATGATGTGCCGGACCTTGCGTACGATCAGTCCGGACGCGACATTATTGGAGGCCGCTTGGCTCATGCGTGACGAAAAGGTCGGTGCCCTGCTCGTCCAAGAGGCAGGCCACTATAGTGGCCTCATCAGCGAATCAGACCTGGTCCGCAAGGGAATGGCCGAATCGCGTCCGGCGCACGAGACCCTGGTCCGTGCCGTGATGAGTCGCCCACTGTTGTCGATTGACAGTGCGAGCTCAGCCCATGAAGCGAGTGAGAAAATGGCGGAGCATGGGATCCGCCATCTGGCAGTTTCCGATGAAGGACAGATCGTCGGGATCGTCTCCGTCCGCGACCTGTTACGCTACTTCAAAAACTGGGGCGACGTGTGA